One Cicer arietinum cultivar CDC Frontier isolate Library 1 chromosome 8, Cicar.CDCFrontier_v2.0, whole genome shotgun sequence DNA segment encodes these proteins:
- the LOC101502265 gene encoding uncharacterized protein yields the protein MASLIPGVLLKLLQTMDSNVKVRGEYRSVLLQVISIVPALSGSELWPNQGFFIKVSDSSHSTYVSLSKEDNELILNNKLQLGQFFYVDKIEPGTPVPVLVGIRPVPGRHPFEGNPKDLMQMLESSEGRTHPENGVNGSKSTDIIIEAKENTSSRQKIVIKEEKVGVSSRYMQGVVNPNLKVNFPDTNVGSKVNDSENGVDGKKVGSTKGKQQEIKGQVLQTTSTRTRLEAFSTKQDVAQSNIQETAMLPSKSTSIKRSSTKHENSNLNFLSNNQDKRICNETISWSNLPAKLLRPGKGILRRKQLASQVVVEAQKEASEAAKIVKCLSMFANICSSAASENPHVTLEKFFALQQFMEQPNGTTQSKSKSIQLHKIQSPAEKHKNGKTAGLVHAKSTSKSPKPLTELSITEKQEWAKENGIKQINELKEVLLNETRSWFIRYLENTLDVGFPRAFQEKGKESKDVAGRQMAQANHIALTLSHLKHANEWLEKLRSSLNSENEGLVETIDRLKQKIYSSLLLHVDSAAFALENRA from the exons ATGGCATCTCTCATACCTGGAGTTCTATTGAAGCTTCTCCAAACTATGGACTCTAATGTGAAAGTTCGCGGCGAATACCGCTCAGTCCTTCTGCAAGTGATCAGCATTGTGCCTGCATTATCTGGTTCTGAATTATGGCCTAACCAAGGTTTCTTCATAAAAGTCTCAGATTCATCTCATTCAACCTATGTCTCACTCTCCAAGGAAGACAATGAGCTTATTCTGAACAATAAGTTGCAGCTAGGGCAATTCTTTTATGTTGATAAGATCGAGCCCGGTACACCAGTCCCAGTTCTAGTCGGGATTAGACCAGTTCCTGGAAGACACCCTTTTGAAGGTAATCCAAAGGATTTAATGCAGATGTTGGAGTCATCAGAGGGTCGAACGCATCCTGAAAATGGAGTTAATGGTTCGAAATCAACGGATATAATAATAGAAGCGAAAGAAAACACAAGTTCAAGGCAGAAGATTGTTATTAAAGAAGAAAAGGTTGGTGTTTCATCCAGGTACATGCAAGGTGTTGTAAATCCAAACTTAAAAGTGAATTTTCCGGATACAAATGTAGGAAGCAAAGTTAATGATTCAGAGAATGGTGTAGATGGTAAGAAGGTGGGATCTACAAAAGGAAAGCAGCAAGAGATTAAAGGTCAG GTACTCCAAACAACCTCAACTCGTACTCGACTTGAAGCATTTTCAACGAAGCAAGACGTTGCTCAATCAAACATCCAAGAGACAGCCATGCTACCTTCTAAAAGCACTTCTATCAAGCGCAGTTCCACAAAACATGAAAATTCGAACTTGAATTTTTTGTCGAATAATCAAGATAAAAGAATCTGTAACGAGACAATTTCATGGTCCAATTTGCCAGCCAAACTTTTAAGGCCTGGAAAG ggaATTCTTAGAAGGAAACAACTAGCTTCACAAGTTGTAGTAGAAGCTCAAAAAGAAGCATCTGAAGCAGCTAAGATAGTTAAGTGCTTAAG TATGTTTGCAAATATCTGCTCTTCTGCAGCATCAGAGAACCCACATGTCACACTAGAAAAGTTTTTTGCACTCCAACAGTTCATGGAGCAGCCAAATGGTACAACTCAATCGAAATCGAAATCCATTCAATTACATAAAATTCAATCTCCTgcagaaaaacataaaaatggCAAAACAGCAGGTCTAGTTCATGCTAAAAGCACATCAAAGTCTCCAAAACCATTAACAGAATTATCAATCACTGAAAAACAAGAATGGGCCAAAGAGAACGGTATAAAACAGATCAACGAGCTAAAAGAAGTCTTATTGAACGAAACAAGATCATGGTTCATTAGGTACTTAGAAAATACATTGGATGTTGGATTTCCTAGGGCCTTCCAAGAGAAGGGCAAGGAAAGTAAGGATGTTGCAGGAAGACAAATGGCACAAGCCAACCACATAGCGTTGACATTGTCCCACCTTAAGCATGCAAATGAGTGGCTAGAGAAACTGAGAAGCAGTTTAAACTCAGAAAATGAAGGGCTGGTGGAGACTATTGACAGATTGAagcaaaaaatttattcttccTTGCTTTTGCATGTTGATTCTGCTGCATTTGCTTTGGAAAACCGAGCTTGA
- the LOC101503650 gene encoding CDGSH iron-sulfur domain-containing protein NEET: MESVLSQVGVVFYQKTQLIERKRGIIGTNFNTCSFGIGGVDVKRVRSMVVVKAETGGVNSINPDIRKNEEKVVDSVLVNELSKPLTPYCRCWRSGTFPLCDGSHVKHNKATGDNVGPLLVKK; the protein is encoded by the exons ATGGAATCTGTTCTAAGCCAAGTTGGTGTAGTTTTCTACCAAAAGACACAATTAATTGAGAGAAAAAGGGGAATCATAGGTACCAATTTCAACACTTGTTCATTTGGTATTGGTGGAGTTGATGTTAAGAGAGTAAGGAGTATGGTGGTGGTGAAAGCAGAAACAGGGGGTGTGAATAGTATAAATCCAGATATAAGAAAGAACGAAGAAAAGGTTGTTGATTCTGTTTTGGTTAATGAACTTTCCAAGCCTCTTACCCCTTATTGCAG ATGTTGGAGATCAGGGACTTTTCCTCTATGTGATGGAAGCCATGTAAAGCACAATAAAGCTACTGGGGATAATGTTGGGCCACTTcttgtgaaaaaataa
- the LOC101503099 gene encoding K(+) efflux antiporter 5: MAKKKLSVFGFWFCVIHILICARVCSPGRSDKETRDRFYGNMLNSSAPESNDGTLAKMFDRVLEKEFSENDAPEEPDKNSFNSSVADQQAVLETVAKITHDKAKRNDTREGNGTRSFQFQDVFSLENEDSDDVTTLIDKKDNVFVMSNKKSKYPVLQVDVRLISDLVVIIVSAAIGGIVFSCLGQPVIVGYLLAGSLIGPGGLKFISEMVQVETVAQFGVVFLLFALGLEFSLAKLKAVGPVAVLGGLLQIVIFMFLCGILAMLCGGKLSEGVFVGSFLSMSSTAVVVKFLAERNSNNALHVQVTIGTLIFQDCAVGLLFALLPVLGGNSGLLQGIISMGKLLLVLSLYLTATSILSWSFVPRFLKLMMRLSSQTNELYQLAAVAFCLLSAWCSDKLGLSLELGSFMAGVMISTTDFAQHTLDQVEPIRNLFAALFLSSIGMLIHVQFLWNHVDILLASVILVVVVKTAVASIVTKAFGYSLKTSFIVGISLAQIGEFAFVLLSRASNLHLVEGKMYLLLLGTTALSLVTTPLLFKLIPAVMNLGVLMHWFPSENGTQNAGKALMIEANRIL; encoded by the exons ATGGCGAAGAAGAAATTGAGTGTGTTTGGGTTCTGGTTTTGCGTAATCCACATCTTGATCTGTGCTAGGGTTTGTTCTCCTGGTAGATCCGATAAAGAAACTCGTGATAGGTTTTATGGTAACATGCTTAATTCTTCTGCTCCTGAATCTAATGATGGTACTTTGGCTAAGATGTTCGATCGTGTTCTTGAGAAGGAGTTTTCTGAAAATGATGCACCTGAAg AACCTGATAAAAACAGCTTCAATAGCAGTGTAGCTGATCAGCAG GCAGTATTGGAGACTGTAGCTAAAATTACTCATGATAAAGCTAAGAGAAATGATACGCGTGAGGGGAA TGGCACAAGATCATTTCAGTTTCAAGACGTGTTCTCTCTGGAAAATGAAGATTCTGATGATGTGACTACTTTGATTGACAAAAAG GATAACGTCTTTGTGATGTCAAACAAGAAATCCAAATATCCTGTGCTTCAAGTGGATGTGAG GCTAATATCAGATTTGGTGGTCATCATAGTTTCTGCAGCCATCGGTGGAATTGTCTTTTCCTGTTTGGGGCAACCG GTTATTGTGGGGTATCTTCTTGCAGGCTCCCTTATTGGACCAGGGGGTTTAAAATTCATAAGTGAAATGGTGCAG GTTGAGACTGTTGCACAATTTGGGGTAGTGTTTCTTCTCTTTGCTTTGGGGCTGGAGTTTTCCTTAGCAAAG TTAAAAGCGGTTGGGCCTGTTGCTGTTCTTGGAGGGCTGCTTCAAATTGTAATATTCATGTTCCTTTGCGGAATTCTTGCGATG TTATGTGGAGGAAAATTGTCTGAGGGTGTTTTTGTTGGTTCCTTTCTGTCAATGTCATCAACAGCAGTG GTGGTAAAGTTTTTGGCGGAGCGGAATAGTAATAATGCTCTTCATGTTCAAGTTACAATTGGCACTCTTATTTTTCAG GATTGTGCAGTGGGTTTACTATTTGCTTTACTCCCAGTCTTGGGTGGTAACAGTGGTCTTTTACAAGGGATTATTTCAATGGGAAAACT GTTGCTAGTATTGTCCTTGTATCTCACTGCTACATCTATACTGTCTTGGTCGTTTGTTCCTCGCTTTCTCAAACTGATGATGCGGCTCTCATCTCAG ACTAATGAACTTTATCAGCTTGCTGCTGTTGCTTTCTGCTTGTTATCTGCATGG TGCAGTGATAAGCTTGGTCTTAGTCTTGAGCTGGGTTCATTTATGGCTGGGGTTATGATTTCTACAACAGACTTTGCTCAACATACTCTGGATCAG GTGGAACCAATTCGTAACCTATTTGCAGCTTTGTTCCTCTCAAGTATTGGAATGCTTATACATGTGCAGTTCCTGTGGAACCATGTGGATATCTTGCTTGCATCTGTTATTTTAGTTGTTGTTGTTAAGACTGCTGTTGCTTCTATAGTTACAAAGGCCTTTGGGTATAGTCTTAAGACATCATTTATA GTTGGTATCTCACTTGCTCAAATTGGAGAATTTGCTTTTGTTCTGCTGAGTCGTGCTTCAAATCTTCATCTTGTTGAG GGGAAAATGTATCTTCTCCTTCTAGGGACAACGGCTCTCAGTCTG GTCACAACGCCGCTTTTGTTTAAATTGATACCTGCTGTCATGAATCTGGGTGTTCTCATGCACTGGTTCCCCTCTGAAAATGGCACACAAAATGCg GGTAAAGCTTTGATGATTGAGGCAAACAGAATCTTATGA
- the LOC101502779 gene encoding DNA N(6)-methyladenine demethylase ALKBH1D, whose amino-acid sequence MNDHASPFNHRPLAPSHLQISPPVVVDEDKQSNDKGSKPFDICTPKLNRCVVLKASLFVKNREKRKEMTQTKERTVLRPGMVLLKGYISIRDQIKIVKVIRELGLGDGGFYQPSYDEGAELQLKMMCLGKNWDPQTSRYLDQRPCDGSSPPEIPSEFVDLVNSAVHESNSITKPSNSKPIPSISPDICIVNFYAKNGKLGLHQDKDESEESIRKGLPVVSFSIGDSAEFLYGDESNVAKAKKVVLESGDVLIFGGKSRKVFHGVASIDPNSAPSLLVEETDLRRPGRLNLTFRQY is encoded by the exons ATGAACGATCACGCTTCTCCGTTCAACCACCGTCCTCTCGCTCCGTCACATCTACAAATCTCACCGCCg GTTGTTGTTGATGAAGACAAACAATCAAATGATAAGGGATCAAAGCCATTTGATATTTGCACCCCCAAACTAAACAGATGTGTTGTTTTGAAAGCATCTTTATTTgtaaaaaacagagaaaaaagaaaggaaatgaCACAAACCAAGGAAAGAACTGTATTAAGACCTGGAATGGTTCTTTTGAAGGGTTACATTTCGATAAGAGATCAAATTAAGATAGTGAAAGTAATTAGGGAATTAGGGTTAGGTGATGGAGGATTTTACCAACCTAGTTATGATGAGGGGGCTGAACTTCAATTGAAAATGATGTGTCTTGGTAAAAATTGGGATCCTCAAACAAGTCGATATCTAGACCAACGACCGTGCGATGGCTCCTCTCCGCCCGAAATTCCGAGTGAATTCGTTGACTTGGTTAACTCTGCAGTCCATGAATCAAATTCCATCACTAAACCCTCAAACTCGAAACCAATTCCGTCGATATCTCCTGACATTTGTATTGTCAATTTTTATGCAAAAAATGGCAAACTTGGTCTTCATCAG GACAAGGATGAAAGTGAAGAGAGTATTCGCAAGGGTTTGCCAGTTGTGTCATTCTCTATTGGAGACTCTGCAGAGTTTTTGTATGGTGATGAAAGTAATGTTGCTAAGGCAAAGAAAGTTGTTCTTGAGTCTGGGGATGTTTTGATCTTTGGTGGCAAGTCAAGAAAGGTTTTTCATGGCGTTGCTTCTATTGATCCAAACAGCGCCCCTAGCCTCTTGGTCGAAGAAACAGATCTCCGTCGTCCTGGCCGATTGAATCTTACTTTCAGACAGtattaa